A genomic segment from Nasonia vitripennis strain AsymCx chromosome 1 unlocalized genomic scaffold, Nvit_psr_1.1 chr1_random0009, whole genome shotgun sequence encodes:
- the LOC103315946 gene encoding serine protease 55-like, translating to MTENVNPCIEASSIKERLIGAKDAEIGEFPFAVSIRSNNKHFCSGALITKRHVLTVAHCVFVTNYMFGSLIVVVGTNSVSTGGKSYRISHSYQHPDFEFQDLFPDWMYDIGIFKGDSGGPLTQDGVLISASYLEVSLVPKAIRAFIQTYSNIQVTSMKLLTKVNKHR from the exons ATGACAGAGAATGTGAATCCTT GCATTGAAGCTTCTTCAATCAAGGAGAGGTTGATTGGTGCGAAAGATGCGGAAATTGGAGAATTTCCTTTTGCAGTATCGATTCGCTCAAACAACAAACACTTTTGCAGTGGTGCACTAATTACAAAGAGACACGTATTGACGGTAGCTCACTGCGTTTTTGTGACAAATTACATGTTTGGCAGTCTCATCGTCGTCGTTGGCACCAACAGTGTGTCCACCGGTGGAAAGTCTTACAGGATTAGCCACTCATATCAACATCCAGATTTTGAATTCCAGGACTTGTTTCCGGATTGGATGTATGACATCGGCATTTTTAAG GGAGACAGCGGAGGCCCATTGACCCAGGATGGCGTTCTTATATCGGCATCGTATCTGGAGGTATCCCTTGTGCCAAAGGCTATCCGGGCGTTTATACAAACGTATTCAAATATTCAAGTTACATCGATGAAACTTTTAACAAAAGTAAATAAACATAGATAA